In Monodelphis domestica isolate mMonDom1 chromosome 3, mMonDom1.pri, whole genome shotgun sequence, the following proteins share a genomic window:
- the LOC100020086 gene encoding transforming protein RhoA, which translates to MAAIRKKLVIVGDGACGKTCLLIVFSKDQFPEVYVPTVFENYVADIEVDGKQVELALWDTAGQEDYDRLRPLSYPDTDVILMCFSIDSPDSLENIPEKWTPEVKHFCPNVPIILVGNKKDLRNDEHTRRELAKMKQEPVKPEEGRDMANRIGAFGYMECSAKTKDGVREVFEMATRAALQARRGKKKSGCLVL; encoded by the coding sequence ATGGCCGCCATCCGAAAAAAGTTGGTTATAGTTGGTGACGGTGCATGTGGGAAGACATGCTTGCTGATTGTATTTAGCAAAGACCAGTTCCCTGAAGTTTATGTGCCCACCGTGTTTGAAAATTATGTAGCAGATATTGAAGTGGATGGAAAACAGGTAGAGTTGGCTTTGTGGGACACAGCTGGTCAAGAAGATTATGATCGCCTTAGACCTCTTTCCTACCCAGATACTGATGTTATACTTATGTGTTTTTCCATCGATAGCCCTGATAGTTTAGAAAACATCCCAGAGAAGTGGACCCCAGAGGTGAAGCATTTCTGTCCCAACGTGCCCATTATCCTGGTTGGGAACAAGAAGGATCTTCGAAATGATGAGCACACAAGGCGGGAACTGGCCAAGATGAAACAGGAGCCGGTGAAACCTGAAGAAGGCAGAGATATGGCAAATCGAATTGGTGCATTTGGGTATATGGAGTGTTCAGCAAAGACCAAAGACGGTGTGAGGGAGGTTTTTGAAATGGCCACAAGAGCGGCTTTGCAAGCCAGACGTGGAAAGAAAAAATCCGGGTGCCTTGTCTTATAA